Genomic window (Salvelinus fontinalis isolate EN_2023a chromosome 3, ASM2944872v1, whole genome shotgun sequence):
AGTGCAGGGTCTGAATATCTTAAAAACTAAAATAATCGTTTTTTACTTGTTATTTATGAATGGCCTTTCAGTTTTATTTAATCTAACTTGTATTATGGAGTTTCTATTTAGTCTGTTTCGACTCTGACCTTCGCTCCTCTCCTGCGGGGTTGGATCCAAAACCTGCCATCCGTCAAATCCTGCACCCAGGTCTGGCCGGGTCATCCAACACTCCACCCATACATGGAAATTCCTGAAATGGGggacaaaacagcacattttaatACCAAAGACTGATTGATTTTTACATGCAATTACTTACATGTTCCTTAAAACACTTTTTACTGTCATATAATCTACTTTCATATTATTTAATCTACAAATAATATTTAATACTCATGGTGTGGTAATGCTGTAGACTAGATATCTGCTTACCATATGCTGTCTTTACTGTGAGGTAGTTTCTTGCCCGTCTCAGAGTAAAACTCCTCGATGACCAGGTTGCCGTTGGTGTCATGGGCTGAGTTGAAGTTGGTGATGACACGGGATGGAATACCAAGAGCTCTCATAACTAGGAAGAGATAGAAATACAAGGATGAAGAATTTGTCAATGATTTGACCAATGATTTTCTAACTCGTTACATTCCTAACAGAAAGACAATCTTGTTCAAATATTCCATTACGATTGTGCCATGATGAACAGATACAGAAATTCAGCTGGGAGTGATATTATTCAATATGCATTGATAAAACATTTTTACAATACATACATTTCCAACATATTCAATACCTGTGCACATCACAGCAGCAAACACCCAGCACTGGCCGTACATCACTGGGCTGAACTTGGACTTGGCCCACTGTCTCAAAATATCCGCACTTCCTGTCCACTTGGAGGGGGGCACCCCGTTCTTGAAATCGCCCAACCAGTTCCCTCTCAGGACTCCTCGGTCGTCCTCGCAGTTGATCTGATAGAGAATGACACAATTATCTACCCAATGTTCCCTCTAGGGATCAACAATGTTTATTCGGTAACCATTTATTTGACATTTCTGAAATACCTGGTAACAAGGTACTTACATGGGAATTTTTTCGAGTCCAAAAGTTAAGTACAAAGTACCGTTTATTAAATTCAGAGTGAAATCATTTAAGAAAGGTTAACATAGTAAGATGACTCAGCTACATAGAAACAATATTTTTTAATGGCCTTATCACGTAACCTCACTTCAAACCTCATTGCTTGAACTGAAATATAAACACATTGTGTGAGCGTATTATCAGTATTATAGACTGCCAGACATTTCAAGCCAGGTCCTGTTTTGTGAGCTCCAGAGCTCCTGAGTTCTTATTCTAATTTCAACACAAAGCGTGAGAGATTCATTTACTATCTGAGGGATCTGAGGCATTGTCACTCACCATGGCAGACACCACCCTACTGAGGTAGATAGGATCGGCGTGGCCTAGGTAGTCCTTCTGCCAGTTCCTGCCGTGCTGCGGGCTGACCTGGAGCAGCTTCAGACAAATATCCAGAATCTCTGGCTCGTACTGCATTGATAGAAACAAAattgaatatttatttatttatttacttttttcaTCTATGTTATACATTTTTCATTTATGTAATTATTTTGTCAACTTATgtcattatttattcatttatggaACAGATTTTTCATTTATTCCTTTATTTATCTTTAGtcatgtatgttgtcatgtcaagCCTTTTTGTAGATGTCTCTGGAAAATGTGGTAATTGACTGTGAATGGTATCGTAAAATGTTTTGAAGCTGGTCAGGAGATGCTCACCTGATCGAACGACCAAGGTTTTGATTGAAGGTTTTTAGGGGTCCCCATGTACAATAAACCAGAGTCATTATTTACATATTCCTCTCTCTGGTCTTCGAAGGGAATGTACACTGCATCCTCTGGAGGGATAACACTTTGATTACTTTAACATCAAACATGTTTGTATCTTATAAATTGGTACTTACTTTGAGAACGGATCGATGTAGAAATTTGCCAATATGAACCCTTACCTCTCCACCGCAATAACGGAGGTAGGATTCAAAATAGCTGCCATGCATCACCAACGTGATCACACTTAGTAAAGCACTTTTGATGATAGGCACTGCATTAATGCAGTGTACCATTATCATTTCCAGAAATCTTATTATCCTATCCAATCAAGATTAAAGTTTGCATTTGACTCAAGGACAATCTGTGTTGGGATAAATTCCATTTCATTTTGTGTCTTGAATCAGAATTTCTATTCACTTCTATATTGCTATGAAGCGAAATGGACTTGACACCAAACGCGGCTACAATCAATACATTTAATCATAGGAGCCGGTTTAAGTCATCCTAAAGATTAACTCACCGTGGCACCAGGGGTTGCAAAGGAGAACAAAGTCTCCCACCACGTAGCCCTGCTGACCGTGCTGTGTGAGCACGTGTAGCTGAATACTGTAGCGCCCTATGGAGGAAGAGGCAGGGCTGGATatgtacagagagggagagttggggTTCAGGCCATTGGGGGTGAAGTAGGCACTCCATCGGGATGGGGATCCCTGCTTGGAGAAGGTGACGGGGAACTCTGCGTACAGCCGACCTGTCGGGAAAAAGGAATGAATATGGGTCAGCTAACGCAATGCACACCACCACTATTGTCTCCTTAATTCTCATGAATGGGTGTACTTGAGCTTTCTACAGAGTTAAATACATCATCCATGCTCTGGCAAATGTCCTAACCGATTATTGGCAAAACAAATATGACTTGAACAGTATGTATCACAGTGTACCTAGGAGGATTCTGAACATCAGGGTGTCAGTGTGTGGGTTGAAGGCTCGTCCCTTCAGGAACAGGGTGATTTTGAATGGTGCTCCTCTCCGCACCACCAGGGTTTTAGAGTTGAACCCCTGGGTATAGTGGCTCTCATGGTTGCCCTGAAGTTCCAGGTTGACATATTGGATTCTTAATTCTGGAGGGAAAGAAACACTGGGCGTTTGTCAATGGAATACTGAAGACTTTAATGTGAGTCAAATGCAGAGATCGGAAACCACATCCAAATGTGGAAATACCAAGATGTTCCTTTTTGCTATTCAATAAGATATCTCGTCTGAATAGTAAACTCTGCTTAGCAGTGCTAATTACACATTTAACAATTCCATCTAGAATAGAAGGATTTTTAAAAATTCTTTTTTTACAGATAATAAAATCATTCAGTTTTGCGTGATGATTTACACTAGAATAATTTCAAGGATTATAAAAGCATACTGATTCAATTGTGGTGTCCAGAGCTCACGGGGGTGCAATGTTGAATTGCCTCGAAAGTGTCATTGCGGATTGACCATGTGACCACAAAACTACAGTTTGACAGTTGAGTAAATCTGAGTTGTGATATAACCCACCAAAGAATCATACCACTAAACTTTTAATGTCACAGAACAATAAATTGAGTAGTCTAAAAAGAATATAGTGCAATAATAGTCATAAGACATAGCCTGACGATAAGCATAACAAAAGCAGTATCTCACCTTCCATTTGTGTGTGCTCCAGTTCGAAAGGCTCACTGTTTTAGTGATATGGGGAACACTTTCCATTTCTACCTATTTAAACAGTCTCCTCTGCCCCACCCACTGGAGTGTCTGAAGAATTACTGTACAGGGTGTTTGCAAGCAGATTAACTGGTTTCGCCTATGATCACTGACAGGTTTTTAATCGGACTTATAACCTTTATGTGATCGCCTAGGGAAAGAGTTGTACAATACTCAAGGACATAGGTGTGTTCTTGCGCAGATGACTTACCAATGTGCGTGTTTAGAATGTGAGTGACTAACAGGACCAACTCACTCAAAAGTACAGTACATCCCAGATAGCAAGATATGTCCCCTGCTTGCTATTTTCCGCTGACACTACGACCAAGGCTATAAATTCGAGTTAGCCACTCAAGACATGATTTGCATTTCTGGCGGGTAGCCCCCATTCAGAGGACCACTATAAGCCCTTGGCAGACAGCTTTTGCATCGCTGGTATTAAGCCTCCGCTTAGAGGACAGCTATTTAGCCATGAGTTAATTTGAAGGACAATGGCAAGGAATTTCTCTCATCTCAAATTCGGCCTGCCACCCTTCGGCTACCATAGCCAGCCAGAGGCTGCAAGCTGTTTTGTTGTTTCTATAAATACCTTATATCTGTTGTGATTTTAATTAGATGTAATTTATTTGCCAATTTAAAACACAGTACAACCACACATGGGGACATAATCCATTTACAATCATTACTGATTAAACAAAAAGTGATAGGCCTACATCTAAACATTTACAGTTTAAGTTAATGATAAAATGATTATACCCAATAATAGCCGACATTTTTACCATTGTTTTAATATAGGCTACTATATGTTTGAGGCACTAAACAATGGTTCCTTCTTAGCAATAAATGTCACTACCTAAACTGCCTCAACCACTTGAAGAAAAATGATAATCACAATGTACAGCAAGTAGGtggcagcgcctcttcaacccaCAGAAGAAATAGCTACCATCCTACATGgtcatcactagttaccacagccacaaagtcataaatccCGCCTATTTCtataaactatactgaacaaaaatataaaccaacatataacaatttctaagattttactgagttacagttcacataaggaaatcagccaattgaaatcaattcattaggccctattctatggatttcacatgactgggaatacagatatgcatctgttggtcacagacaccttaatAAAATGTAGGAGCGTAGATCAGAAAAatagtcaatatctggtgtgaccaccatttgcctcatgtagcTTGACACagctccttcacatagagttgatcaggatgttgaCTGTGGATTgttatcccactcctcttcaatggctgtgcgaagttgctggatattggcggaaactggaacatgctgtcgctctcattgatccagagcatcccaaacatgctcaatggttgacatctctggtgagtatgcaggtcatggaagaactgggacattttcagcttccaggaattgtgtacagatccttgcaacatggggccgtgcattatgatgctgaaacatgaggtgatggcggtggatgaatggcacaacaatgggcctctggATCTCGACAGGATATCTTtatgtattcaaattgccatcgataaaatgtgtGCGTTGTTcacagcttatgcctgcccataccataaccccactgccaccattggGTACTTTGTTCAtagcgttgacatcagcaaaccgctccccCACACCACGCCAGATGGcagtctgcccggtacagttgaaacctggATTCATCCGtgtagagcacacttctccagcatgccagtggccatcgaaggtgagcatttacccATTGacgtcggttacgacgccgaactacaatcaggtcaagaccttggtgaggactacgagcacacagatgagcttccctgagacgattTCTGACAGTTTTGGAGAAATTCAACGTtttatcagctgtccaggtggagatcctgggctggcgtggttacatgtggtctgcagttgtgaggccggttggacgtactgcccaATTCTCTAAACCAACATTGGAGCCGGtttatggtaaagaaatgaacattaaattctctggcaacagctctggtgaacattcctgcagtcagcatgccgatTGTacggtggcattgtgttgtgtgacaaaactgcacattttagagtggccttttttattgtccctagcacaagatgcacctgtgtaatgatcatgctgtttaatcagcttcttgatattccacacctgtcaggtggatgggttatcttggcaaaggagaaatgctcacaaacagggatgtaaacaaatttgtgcatgcaattttagagaaataagtattttatttcagctcataaagcatgggaccaacacatgtttatatttttgctcagtgtatAAAACGCCTATTTCTAATATGTTTCTAattaaaaatagattttaaacCTAATCCTGAGTTCAACCACACTTCATCCAAACCTTAAattaagaaaagcacatttttgttttcacaaATTTTTAAGAATAGACCACTTTAACTTTGTGAATGTGGTAATTAACGTTAGTGGAAACCATCCTCGACCAAGTTTTCAAACCTTTTTCAAGCCGGCACGCATTCAGTCAACGATATAGATGGAGCAACAATACACTAGCCTGGATTTTTAATCTTGCAAGCAGCCAGGGGATCATTTGCGGGAGATTTTTTaattataattgttttatttttagtTCTCATCTGTTCATGCACCAGATTGGAAAGCAATGTTTGTTTAATCAATTAAGTAGCTAATGTTACTGCTTTCCTTCATTTGTGAGTAGTTTTACTTCTGTAAAGTCAACAAGGACAATaacgcaagctagctagctagcctagctaacTAGTCAACATTACTTGGCTAgcttactaacgttagctagctagctacctacactATATTAataaacgtatgtggacaccccttcaaattagtggatttggctattttagccacacctgttgctgacaggtgtataaaattgagaacATAGCCATgccatctccatagacaaacattggcaatagaatggacttactgaagagctcagtgacttcaatgtggcaccgtcataggatgccacctttccaacaagtcagttcatcaaatttctgccctgctcgagctgccccggtcaactgtaagtgctgttattgtgggtgtaaacgtctaggagcaacaacaactcagccgcaaagtggtaggccacacaagctcacagaatgggatgtAAAAAACGTGTAAAAAACGTCTGTccccggttgcaacactcactaccgagttccaaagtacctctggaagcaaggtcatcacaagaactgttcgtcgggagcttcatgaaagggtttccatggccgaggagtcgtacacaagcctaagatcaccatgcgcaatgccaagcctcggctgaagtggtgtaaagttcgccaccattggactctggagcagtggaaacgcgttctctggagtgatgaatcacgcttcaccatctggcagtcggatggacgaatctgggtttggtggatgccaggagaacgctaccaacCGAATGTATAGtgttaactgtaaagtttggtggatgaggaataacgctacagcatacaatgacattcttgacgattctgtgcttccaactttgtggcaaagcgaggtccatccaaaattggtttgtcgagatcagtgtggaagatcttgactggcctcacagagccctgacctcaaccccatcgaatacctttgggatgaattggaacaccgactgcgagccaggcctaatcgcccaacatcagtgcccgacctcactgaatggaagctgaatggaagcaagtcactgcagcaatgttccaacatctaatggaaagccttcccagaagaaaaGTTGCTTTCGTCTCGACTTTCAAGAATGCCTGACAAATCAGTATTTGAAGGATAAACCACAAGAAATGTAAGTTGTATAATGTTAATACAGAAAAAGCTGATAACTGCTCTAATCCCCTGGAGTCGATTGAcgcacaaagaagaaccctgtgCCGGCCAGGGAGGCGGAAGGACGAATGAACCCTGCAGCCAGAGTCCTCAATGTACCCTTCCATGATCTTGGTCTCCGGACCAAACAGTGAATAAAGCCGCCCCAGAGGTTGTGTAGTGCCCAGGAGGAGGTCAATGGCGCAGTCGTAGAGTCGATGCATAGGAAGAAATGTGGCGTGGGAACGGCTGAGAGATCTGAGGCTTTTCCTAAGACTGCAGGAGAACATCCAGAGGCAGCCTGCGCCGCCTTGAGACAATGCGCGTGACAGAACGGGCTCCAAACTGGGATAGAACCCGTAGCCCAGTCGATCAGGGGGTTGTGCCTCTGGAGCCATGACAATTCCAAAACCACAGGTACATGAGGAGACTCAATGAGCAGAaactgcatggactcactgtggtTGCCTGACACTCGCAGGTTGATGAGAACCTTACTGTGAGTGACCTTGCCAATAGAGCGTCCGTCCAATGCGCTggcgtccatgggaatggagaggggttgtGTGGAGATGCCCAGCTCCGACACCAGGGTAGTGTCCATAAAGCTCCCGTCGGTCCCAGAGTCCATTAGCACCCGGAGAGATTTAGACCAGTCACCCTACAGCATAGAGAGGAGTACGAGTAATGGGAGATGGGAGACTCCCTGTATGGCCCACCAGCATACCCGTACCTACTGATGAGCCTGGTCTTTTTCTGGACAGGTGGATGTGTAATGAAGTACCACAATACAGACAACTTTTGGAGCACGTCTGCGTAAACATTCCTCAGGAGACAATTTAGCCTAGCCCAGTTGCATGGGCTCCGGAGGAGGCAATTCGACAGTCCTCGATGATTCCCAAGGAAACTCGGGTGACATCGGATTATGTCGGGAATGCAGGCGTCGGGGACCTCCGGgattcttagctagctagctagctaataacatTACTAAAATGCACCGTTGCCTTGATTCTCAAGAGCTATGGCTATGAAGATGTCGTGTATGGATTGTAGAAGTGTTAGACTCAAGTCTTTTGCATGAAAATAATTGATTGTTTATACATAAGACCATGTagtaaacattacaatacaatccacaggatgttggtggcatcttaattggggaggacgggcatgTGGTAAttctggagcggaatcagtggaaaggtatcaaataaatcaaacacatggtttgatgccatttcatTCGCTCCGtcacagacattattatgagccgtctttCCCTCAGCTGCCTTCACTGATACAATCCTATTTACAGTGTTGTATACATGTTTCTTTCTGTAGGATTCCAGAGCTGCTGGAGCTGGCCGTTTCCTGTATACCTGGAGTGATGTTTGACATCATGGAGTATGGGAGAGCTACAGTGCCTTGctaaagtattcatccccctggcgtttttcctattttgttgcattacaacctgtaatttaaatacatttttatttggatttcatgtaatggacatacacaaaatagtccaaattggtgaagtgaaatgaaaaaaaaaggaaaaaaaacagaaaagtgtatattcatcccctttgctatgaagctcctaattaagatctggtgcaaccgattaccttcagaagtcacataattagttagattgcacacaggtggactttatttaagtgtcacatgatctgtcacatgatctcagtatatatacacctgttctgaaagcccccagagtctgcaacaccaccaagcaaggggcacaaCCAAGCAAgggacaccatgaagaccaaggagctctcaaaacaggtcaggaacaaagttgtggagaaagaCAGATAAGGGTTtatgttataaaaaaatatcagaagctttgaacatcccacagagcaccattaaatccataattaaaaaatggaaagatttgagactgggatggaggttgaccttccagcagaacaatgaccctaagcatactgctaaagcaacacttgagtggtttaaggggaaacgtttaaatgtcttggaatggcctagtcaaagcacagacctcaatccaattggcaatctgtggtatgacttaaagattgctgtacaccagcggaacccatccaacttgaaggagctggagcagttttgccttgaagaattggcaaaaatcccagtggagtATGTCTcgataagcttggcacatctagccaagagacttgcagctgtatttGCTGAAAAAGGTGGCTCTAAAAGTATTGACTTTAGGGGAGTGAATAGTCAAGTTTTCTttcttgtcttatttcttgtttgtttcacaataaaaaagatTTTAGCATCTTCAAactggtaggcatgttgtgtaaatcaaatgatacaagcccccccccccccccaaaaaaaaaacattttaaggcaacaaaataggaaaaatgccaagggggtgaatactttcgcaagccactgtatttgGAAGggtgtgagaaccatgagcctcctaggttttgtatttctagtcAATGTACCTAGAAGAGGACAGAAGCTaactgtcctccagctacaccatggtgctaccccacagagtgctgttgaggctactgtagaccttctttgcaaaatagtgtgttttaatcaattatttggtgacgtgatatTTAGTTCAGTTTTTTCTAAAGGATCActttatttttgactatttttatttttgaaattcactgaggatcttcctctgaggagcctccaccaGTTTAAAGTCATGGTGATCAACTGCACTGGAAATCACAGAAAATAGGTGTGGCAGTTGCAGCAGTAGAAATAAATATTTGGGTGTGCGATTTTAGTGCAGAAGGTCTACAGGAAGTTTTGAGAGATGGGGTTCCATCCTCCCATGCCGATGGCCTGGTGTTGGATCATTTAGGGGcaaagtagtgggatggggtggtgggttttggggatagtgtatacgATAGATGGTTGtgcatttttatttgtatttttttacattgtaccTTCCCATTTTCCTTGTGAGCAATTCGCACTCTGACCTTCGAAAGGCAGCAATATGCAACACAGCGTCTAGTCTGCCGGAAATACAAACGAAGAAGAATATATTACGTGTTTACAACCAGACTGTTCGGTTTTTCTCCTTCAGACTAGTCGAAGAAATTACTTTTGTGCTATTTGTTAAAATGGGATGTGATGGTGGAAGGTCCAAGGTCCCTTGATCTCCTGGCTAGCTCGCCAAGTATGTGGTGGAAAATCGTCTTAGAAATATAACACTTACAAGAGCTCGTGAACTCAATAAAGGCTTTTAATACAAAATATCATAAGCCGTGCTGGTCCGCGGAACAA
Coding sequences:
- the tgm5l gene encoding transglutaminase 5, like, which translates into the protein MDSGTDGSFMDTTLVSELGISTQPLSIPMDASALDGRSIGKVTHSKVLINLRVSGNHKLRIQYVNLELQGNHESHYTQGFNSKTLVVRRGAPFKITLFLKGRAFNPHTDTLMFRILLGRLYAEFPVTFSKQGSPSRWSAYFTPNGLNPNSPSLYISSPASSSIGRYSIQLHVLTQHGQQGYVVGDFVLLCNPWCHEDAVYIPFEDQREEYVNNDSGLLYMGTPKNLQSKPWSFDQYEPEILDICLKLLQVSPQHGRNWQKDYLGHADPIYLSRVVSAMINCEDDRGVLRGNWLGDFKNGVPPSKWTGSADILRQWAKSKFSPVMYGQCWVFAAVMCTVMRALGIPSRVITNFNSAHDTNGNLVIEEFYSETGKKLPHSKDSIWNFHVWVECWMTRPDLGAGFDGWQVLDPTPQERSEGIFCCGPAPVKAIRDRRVDLVYDIPFVYAEVNADVQTVIVKQGQVLSSSTDTERVGSLIVTQTVGSPRPQNITGNYKPTTVFSGESTHKRRSTQGLSVSLSLLKVPVAGENITFTVMVTNMDSIPKVLREHVNAQTKEYNRSPSDTFWEVHNVIRIAPHEAKAIHHLIDHAQYESLMGDDLVNLAVVMEDECTRERVLASEEFNITSPQLSIQIADEDSVMPHKEHTALVVFCNPFSVPVSGLLTVTGSGLIEGEMHSSIQLLKPGGTMERSVSFIPRMVGKKMLLATLVLKNNSAKIIGYRMISVKSA